A single region of the Acanthopagrus latus isolate v.2019 chromosome 11, fAcaLat1.1, whole genome shotgun sequence genome encodes:
- the LOC119028796 gene encoding alkaline phosphatase-like: MSGTHKLIFAGLLIFISVKWTVSVPEDELHAEYWNNKAKQALHTAMNAQRNSNKAKNVILFLGDGMGIPTVTAARILKGQLAGRSGEETSLVMDSFPHLALSKTYNVDQQMPDSAGTATAYLCGVKANYGTLGVTAATQRYNCSSAYGNEVKSVLHRAKLAGKSVGIVTTTRVQHASPAASYAHTANRGWYSDSHLTDEAVQNGCRDIAYQLVHNTEINVILGGGRQYMFPKNMQDPEYPSYTGDRADGQNLVLEWTKNKKNVAYVWNKADFDKINPQNTDFLMGLFEPKDCRYELDRDPSMDPSLTEMVEKAIRILSKNPKGYFLFVEGGRIDHAHHDGKAKKSLHEAVELDRAIGRAAELTSELDTLSVVTADHSHVFAFGGSSARGNPVLGVSRSLANDSKHFTTAVYGNGPGYQIANGTRPDVNETISMDNDYRQQAPVPLDSETHGIDDVAIFAKGPMSHLFDGVQEQNYIAHVMAYAACLEPYEDCRLTQSNHVASIHPSLLLLLMGLLLFSLHSV; the protein is encoded by the exons ATGTCCGGCACACATAAACTCATATTTGCTGGATTactgattttcatttcagtgaagTGGACTGTGTCTGTTCCAG AGGATGAGCTCCATGCCGAATATTGGAACAACAAAGCGAAGCAGGCTCTTCACACTGCAATGAATGCTCAGCGTAATAGCAACAAAGCCAAGAATGTCATCCTCTTCCTGGGGGACG GTATGGGGATACCGACAGTGACTGCTGCGCGGATCCTCAAAGGCCAGTTGGCCGGACGTTCTGGGGAGGAGACCAGTCTGGTCATGGATTCCTTCCCACACCTGGCCCTGTCTAAG ACATACAATGTGGACCAGCAGATGCCAGACAGTGCTGGCACCGCCACAGCTTACTTATGTGGCGTGAAGGCCAACTACGGCACCCTCGGTGTCACTGCCGCCACCCAGAGGTACAACTGTAGTTCAGCCTACGGGAACGAGGTCAAATCAGTTCTGCACCGCGCCAAGTTAGCAG GAAAATCTGTGGGAATTGTCACCACAACCAGAGTGCAGCACGCCTCTCCTGCGGCATCCTACGCTCACACCGCCAACCGAGGCTGGTACTCTGACTCCCATCTCACTGACGAGGCCGTCCAAAATGGCTGCCGTGACATTGCATACCAGTTGGttcacaacacagaaataaat GTCATTCTCGGTGGAGGTCGTCAGTACATGTTTCCCAAAAATATGCAAGACCCGGAGTACCCATCTTACACAGGAGACCGAGCTGATGGACAAAATCTTGTTCTGGAGTggacaaagaacaaaaag AATGTTGCCTACGTTTGGAACAAAGCTGATTTTGATAAGATCAACCCTCAAAATACGGACTTCCTGATGG GTCTCTTTGAGCCCAAGGACTGCCGCTATGAGTTGGACCGTGATCCGTCCATGGACCCCTCCCTTACGGAGATGGTGGAGAAAGCAATTAGGATTCTCAGCAAGAACCCAAAAGGATATTTCCTCTTTGTGGAAG GTGGGAGAATTGACCACGCTCACCATGATGGGAAGGCCAAAAAATCTCTCCATGAGGCTGTGGAGCTTGACCGGGCGATTGGCCGAGCAGCTGAACTCACCAGTGAGCTGGACACCCTGAGTGTCGTCACTGCTGACCACTCCCATGTCTTTGCCTTTGGAGGATCTTCTGCCAGAGGAAACCCTGTTTTGG GAGTGTCTCGCTCACTAGCCAACGACAGCAAGCACTTCACCACTGCTGTGTATGGAAATGGACCAGGATACCAGATTGCCAATGGAACACGGCCAGATGTGAATGAGACGATTTCCA TGGACAACGACTATCGTCAGCAGGCTCCCGTCCCTCTTGATTCGGAGACCCACGGCATCGATGATGTTGCCATCTTCGCCAAAGGTCCCATGTCTCACCTTTTCGACGGGGTCCAGGAGCAGAACTACATTGCCCACGTCATGGCTTACGCTGCCTGCCTGGAGCCCTACGAGGACTGCAGACTGACCCAGAGCAACCATGTTGCATCCATCCACCCCAGCTTGCTGCTCCTTCTGATGggcctccttctcttctccctgcACTCCGTCTGA
- the ankle1 gene encoding ankyrin repeat and LEM domain-containing protein 1, which yields MDRRTTRLDSQLCKAVNDGEPRSVQQLLSQGARPDLVGSSGVSAIHLAVGKETEKNTRCLKMLLQYGADPNVRSSEGLTPLHVAALWGCYQNLKLLLMNGGNPNNKDNEGNTPGQLAEQQENRKCAQLLQEYQSSSLDTEEDDLPQFQYSVYSDQTDTSGYPESDYSFSSHYSMISDFGEAPLSSTRRSSFFNLSNIHGRPSCKGISSNKLSDMDTKRHHWNDSTSQWASEGPSILSSTRMSAAGPAVAMPILKEDHFCTYDDVFGSDANERAATTDGRVSLSRRDTLPAFPQRRGSRKSVSFRDVDEYFPVFSLESPKQLPAVDGSQCTSSLPFELSEYSDFLDSDRMATVLHKQGIDVTSPDHVYVFCRESSESAEEEMEKTVISHCALEDSDDEQEGELIKESQVNIPQQAACVGSSSSGTGSSHYSSCESDHYTSALEMSLHPKHCSLPAVEKVSVGSESDKEIQISTDSDSEFTARGGNLLPLQTGHQIESEPETVACDTLAPSGLKHLNNDVFEGGSGPDADTSSKGVVDQPMDNAADTLQELPFTPSPFVTGRTRSRLSRCSLRTSRTPESLLCSSSLFEETLPTPVRTRRQTPKSQSSEDFYSSPRAAFYTPSYSGSSTGGHPLSADFQNTQSSTLQAGSSVSSSQADTLILSRSVTDSVDESHTLSDTVILDKKQDSSMDAYERNLAEVIQAMKGHNLAEGRDFLTDDPTSSDEATTKGNVNYVPGEDILKNKDVWLTEDSSSQPQSLSSSSSSSCLSLRGSSEDYDLSCTPGTGYTPRYSMSRLSSCRRPQHLANLSYTPGGRPHIQDLEEPVEYLYTDTEQGHKLIETHVPPTADTSLSSSMSTSSSDETILYDWRTMQTDMMKNRGKENQRPAMVHKKEENDKESVLPETKGLTDKELRLRLVELGESPGPICSRTRPTYMRKLCRLLQESNLQSPHHRKQLDQPQTDSDYSPELCRALRTFELPDCQSDEQALCQQFDQPDQNRKWREGIIKSSFNYLLLDPRVTKNLPFRSRTMSQQECFQTFIHAVFYIGKGKRSRPYSHLYEALEYFKGEKTCKKLCPKVQHILQVWSAEQGVISLHCFQNVIPVEAYTREACMVEAIGLKMLTNQKRGDFYGVVSNLQLKKKRELGIHLLFRAMQIFLAEGERQLRPADIRQ from the exons ATGGATCGGAGGACGACGAGGCTCGACAGTCAACTGTGTAAAGCTGTGAACGATGGAGAACCAAG ATCTGTACAGCAGCTTCTCTCACAAGGTGCACGCCCAGACCTGGTGGGTAGTAGTGGGGTGTCTGCGATACACTTGGCTGTTggcaaagagacagagaagaacaCACGCTGCTTGAAAATGTTGCTACAGTATGGAGCGGATCCCAATGTCAG ATCATCAGAGGGCCTGACCCCTCTTCACGTTGCTGCGCTCTGGGGATGTTATCAAAATCTGAAGCTGCTCTTGATGAATGGAGGAAACCCAAACAACAAAGATAAT GAAGGGAATACACCAGGACAGcttgcagagcagcaggagaatcGAAAATGTGCCCAGCTCCTTCAGGAGTACCAGAGCAGCTCTTTGGACACAGAAGAGGATGACTTGCCTCAATTCCAATACT ctGTGTATTCAGATCAAACGGACACGTCTGGCTATCCTGAATCAGATTACAGCTTCAGTTCCCACTACTCCATGATAAGTGACTTTGGTGAAGCCCCATTGAGCAGCACAAGACGCTCCTCATTTTTCAACTTGTCTAACATTCATGGAAGGCCAAGTTGCAAAGGAATATCATCCAACAAACTTTCTGACATGGACACTAAGAGGCATCACTGGAATGATTCCACCTCACAATGGGCATCTGAAGGTCCCTCCATCCTATCAAGCACACGCATGTCTGCAGCGGGACCTGCAGTTGCAATGCCGATTCTTAAGGAGGATCATTTTTGTACTTACGATGATGTGTTTGGATCAGATGCAAATGAACGTGCTGCTACAACTGATGGCAGAGTATCCCTATCCAGAAGAGACACCCTGCCAGCATTTCCCCAGAGGCGAGGAAGCCGAAAAAGTGTGAGCTTCAGAGATGTAGATGAATATTTCCCCGTTTTTAGCCTTGAATCTCccaaacagctgcctgctgttgATGGAAGCCAGTGCACCAGCAGCTTACCTTTTGAATTGTCTGAGTACTCTGACTTTCTTGATTCAGATCGCATGGCCACTGTATTACACAAGCAGGGCATTGATGTCACATCACCGGATCACGTCTATGTTTTTTGCAGGGAGAGCAGTGAGAGCGCAGAAgaggaaatggagaaaacaGTCATCAGTCACTGTGCTCTGgaagacagtgatgatgaacaGGAGGGTGAACTTATAAAAGAGTCTCAGGTGAATATACCACAACAGGCAGCCTGTGTTGGTAGCAGTAGCAGTGGGACTGGTAGTAGTCATTATAGTAGCTGTGAGAGCGATCATTACACCAGCGCTCTGGAAATGTCTCTACACCCTAAACATTGTTCACTCCCTGCAGTAGAGAAAGTTTCTGTCGGGTCTGAATCTGACAAAGAGATTCAGATTTCTACAGACTCAGATTCTGAATTTACAGCGCGAGGTGGGAATCTTCTACCTCTTCAAACAGGGCATCAGATCGAATCAGAACCTGAAACTGTAGCGTGTGATACATTGGCCCCGTCTGGATTAAAACACCTAAACAATGATGTATTTGAGGGTGGTAGTGGTCCTGATGCGGACACTTCCAGTAAAGGTGTTGTTGATCAGCCAATGGATAATGCAGCTGACACTTTACAGGAACTTCCGTTCACACCAAGCCCTTTTGTAACAGGCAGGACTCGGTCAAGGTTGAGTCGCTGCTCACTGAGAACAAGCAGGACCCCAGAGAGCCTACTCTGCAGTTCTTCTCTTTTTGAGGAGACCCTTCCTACACCAGTTCGCACACGCCGCCAGACGCCCAAGTCTCAGAGCAGTGAAGACTTTTATAGTTCACCACGTGCAGCTTTCTATACACCGTCCTATTCGGGGAGTAGCACAGGAGGCCACCCCTTGTCTGCTGATTTCCAGAACACCCAGTCCAGCACCCTCCAAGCTGGTTCAAGTGTTAGCAGTAGCCAAGCTGACACTCTCATCCTCTCTAGGAGCGTAACGGACTCTGTCGATGAATCTCATACGTTGTCCGACACAGTCATACTGGACAAAAAACAGGACTCTTCAATGGATGCTTATGAAAGAAACCTTGCAGAGGTCATACAGGCAATGAAGGGTCATAATCTTGCTGAAGGCAGGGATTTTTTGACTGATGATCCTACAAGTTCAGATGAGGCAACAACAAAGGGAAATGTAAATTATGTCCCTggtgaggacattttaaaaaacaaagatgtctgGCTCACGGAGGACTCTAGTTCTCAGCCGCAGTCTTTGTCATCTTCATCCAGCTCCAGCTGTCTTTCCCTAAGGGGATCCAGTGAAGACTATGACCTTTCTTGCACTCCAGGCACTGGATACACCCCCAGGTACAGCATGAGCAGACTGTCGAGCTGCCGCAGGCCGCAGCACCTGGCTAACCTGTCGTACACCCCCGGAGGGCGTCCACACATTCAGGATCTGGAGGAACCAGTGGAGTACCTCTACACTGATACGGAACAGGGCCACAAGCTGATCGAGACCCACGTCCCTCCTACAGCAGACACCTCACTCAGCTCCAGCATgagcaccagcagcagtgacGAGACCATCCTTTATGATTGGAGAACCATGCAGACTGACATGATGAAGAACAGAGGCAAGGAGAACCAGAGACCTGCGATGGTGCATAAGAAGGAGGAAAATGACAAGGAAAGTGTGTTGCCGGAGACCAAAGGGCTGACGGACAAGGAGCTGAGATTGAGGCTAGTAGAGCTGGGGGAGAGCCCGGGCCCCATCTGCAGCCGCACCAGGCCCACCTACATGCGAAAGCTGTGTCGCCTGTTGCAGGAGTCAAACCTCCAATCACCACATCACCGGAAGCAGTTAGACCAGCCTCAGACAG attcaGATTATAGTCCAGAATTGTGCCGGGCCCTGAGGACCTTTGAGCTGCCTGATTGCCAGTCTGACGAGCAGGCGTTGTGCCAGCAGTTTGACCAACCGGATCAAAACAGAAAGTGGAGGGAGGGCATCATCAAATCCAGCTTCAACTACTTGCTGCTCGACCCAAG AGTGACGAAGAACCTCCCATTCCGCAGTCGCACCATGAGTCAACAGGAGTGTTTCCAGACGTTTATCCATGCTGTATTTTATATAGGCAAAGGAAAACGCTCCCGTCCTTACAGCCATCTGTATGAGGCTTTAGAGTACTTCAAAGGAGAGAAGACCTGCAAG AAATTGTGCCCCAAAGTGCAGCACATTCTTCAGGTGTGGAGTGCCGAGCAGGGCGTCATCTCTCTGCACTGTTTCCAGAATGTCATTCCAGTGGAGGCCTACACAAGAGAGGCATGCATGGTGGAGGCCATTG GGTTAAAGATGCTCACCAATCAGAAGCGGGGGGATTTTTATGGCGTGGTGTCCAACttgcagctgaagaagaaacgGGAGCTGGGAATCCACCTGCTCTTCAGGGCCATGCAGATCTTTCTGGCCGAGGGTGAGAGACAGCTCAGACCAGCAGACATCAGACAGTAG